Proteins found in one Magnolia sinica isolate HGM2019 chromosome 5, MsV1, whole genome shotgun sequence genomic segment:
- the LOC131245735 gene encoding uncharacterized protein LOC131245735 — translation MDLNINSTFLANPETFLSVEEVPHTTKKYLMPSTEDIREKGLPECWDAEEDTLIHPLWDSLDANSHSTGCAHETSLPYNSSRYDSERDGGRMTSLHTERNSTFGIDLGTEFSLNRSRCIMLEHMPSESDCLAHKIFPSSAYSPEQALVLRNISSLRELDEIYGPKEPALSRERCPLQLLCWADSSLVNEPELSIASHRTGMNLNPMVADHWRSFDSSLDAIAPCSPSLFHKQNPPNSTLQKLLLDWRPSSAIGRYILEEGGFPVEESDNFPLILSRTQNYLDLTEGCRLSGNYKERNRNIFVSEASQEKCHTNLDAVLLPSNLDLEFRWKSLSATNFFSENNLVTCSHLQFHEKKKEDLSICMRTCNEFNGHQTHSHSTDDMFNICGLESFSCKLPLNQKRARRLLLDGPSWHNDEGDI, via the coding sequence ATGGACTTAAACATCAATTCCACCTTTCTTGCTAATCCAGAAACTTTTCTGTCTGTTGAGGAAGTTCCCCATACTACAAAAAAGTACCTTATGCCATCTACTGAAGATATCAGGGAAAAGGGTTTGCCTGAATGTTGGGATGCTGAGGAGGACACTCTCATTCACCCACTGTGGGATAGTCTGGATGCTAACTCTCATTCCACTGGGTGTGCTCATGAAACAAGTCTTCCATACAATAGCAGTCGATATGATAGTGAACGGGATGGTGGAAGAATGACAAGTTTGCACACCGAGAGGAACTCGACCTTTGGTATTGATCTGGGTACAGAATTCTCACTTAACAGAAGCAGGTGTATTATGTTGGAGCACATGCCATCTGAATCAGATTGCCTGGCCCACAAAATCTTTCCTTCTTCTGCATACTCTCCAGAGCAAGCGCTTGTCCTGAGAAACATATCTAGTTTAAGAGAGCTGGATGAGATCTATGGTCCAAAGGAACCTGCACTCTCAAGAGAGAGATGTCCTCTTCAATTACTTTGTTGGGCTGACAGCAGTCTGGTGAATGAGCCTGAGTTGTCTATTGCATCTCACAGGACAGGAATGAACTTAAATCCCATGGTTGCTGATCATTGGAGGAGTTTTGACAGCAGTCTGGATGCAATTGCACCCTGTTCCCCATCTTTATTCCACAAGCAAAATCCTCCAAACTCTACTCTGCAGAAACTTCTTTTAGATTGGAGACCGAGCTCTGCCATTGGAAGATACATCCTTGAAGAGGGGGGTTTCCCAGTTGAGGAATCTGATAATTTTCCATTAATATTATCCCGTACGCAGAACTACCTCGATTTGACAGAAGGATGCAGATTAAGCGGCAATTATAAAGAGAGAAATCGCAATATTTTTGTTAGTGAGGCTTCTCAAGAGAAGTGTCATACGAATTTGGATGCTGTCCTACTACCCTCCAATCTCGATCTCGAATTCAGATGGAAGAGCTTATCAGCAACCAATTTCTTCAGTGAAAATAATCTGGTCACCTGTTCCCATCTCCAATTTCacgaaaagaagaaagaagacctGTCCATATGCATGCGTACTTGCAATGAATTCAATGGGCACCAAACTCATTCTCATTCTACTGATGACATGTTTAACATCTGTGGCCTGGAGTCCTTCAGTTGCAAGCTCCCTCTGAATCAGAAAAGGGCCCGCCGGTTGCTGCTTGATGGACCAAGCTGGCACAATGATGAAGGAGACATCTGA
- the LOC131245736 gene encoding uncharacterized protein LOC131245736, giving the protein MKKRRNSGISVVKDRPQIQKSSDRCSFDRVLSSQICHCSRVSHQTLDMSRVKRVRFADLDTVREINRQPDASSSPAKSSLPRSFDNPKTSEYQYYQKLRQAASSKGHSYLRDKQENHLNDIEASNYMRG; this is encoded by the exons ATGAAAAAGAGGAGGAATTCAGGAATTTCCGTTGTTAAAGATCGACCTCAGATCCAGAAATCGTCAGATAGATGCAGCTTCGATCGAGTTCTGAGCTCTCAAATTTGCCACTGTTCTAGGGTTTCTCATCAAACCTTAG ATATGAGCAGAGTGAAAAGGGTACGGTTTGCAGACCTTGATACTGTTCGTGAAATAAATCGCCAACCAGATGCTTCTTCAAGTCCTGCTAAAAGCAGTCTTCCCCGGAGCT TCGACAACCCGAAAACTTCTGAGTACCAATATTACCAGAAGTTACGACAAGCTGCTAGCAGTAAAGGTCATTCTTATCTACGTGATAAACAGGAAAACCATTTGAATGATATTGAAGCAAGTAACTATATGAGAG GTTGA